In the Ranitomeya imitator isolate aRanImi1 chromosome 2, aRanImi1.pri, whole genome shotgun sequence genome, ccagcaattcaggatttttttgggCGGGTTTGTAGGGGAGGAGGGGTTATgtcattccgcatgtggtaaaattgataaggcagtttaatTCTTCATGTCAGTACTATTTCAACGATATGACTTggtacttttacacaataaaaactattttaaagaaaaaaatatcttTGTATTgctttaggccaggatcacacttgcgagaaaatcACACGAgtctcacataataataataatctcaatacgcggcactcgggaccagagtgtgtggctgcatgtatttctatgcagctgagtaCTCCagtccgagtgctggcggcagtgccacgtattgagatgcgagactcgtgtgagtttctcgcaagtgtgatcccggccttattctgagagctataaccttttatttttctgctcattgagctgtatggcggcttgttttttttgaaggacaagatgacgttttcagtggtaccatgtttatttatatctgtctttttgatcgtgttttattcctctttttggttggcggtgtgatgataaagcatttttttaatggtgttcactataggtgttaaagggaacctgtcacccccaaaatcgatggtgaggtaagcccaccgtcatcaggggcttatctacagtattctgtaatggtgtagataagcacccgatgttACTTGATGTGCCGGGCCGCTTTGAcctgtcccggcgcctgcgcactgcagtactttgctctgccctcaacagggcacacaaagtacgcctgcgccgcagcgtgaagaccagaagaggacgtcatggaatgaagatgggaggctccggaacggacctgagacacccatcatacccggaccacagcgggaccgcccctgggtgagtataatctaacctcttttaggtaacattgggggcttatctacagtattacagaatgctgtagataagcccctgatgacggtgagcttacctcaccatcgattttgggggtgacaggttctctttaaaggggacAGGTTTATAGGTTGAGTCGTTGTGGATGCAGCAAATAtgggtacttttattgtttatattttttttccatacaaatatttatttatgggtacaatatcttgtgattttctaattattatttaatttttttacatttttacatttagaaaatgtaatatttttttttactttgtcccactatgggactatcatttttttcaggctgatcacatgtatagcatggggatgtagcatccctatgctatgcaaactgtcagtgtTGCAATGACAGACAAAGTGGCTGATCATGTGCtctgcggggtctccgatccaagggcattGGGATTGTCTACCCTCTGCCTGCTCCTGGGATGCTGCAATCGAGTTCAATCACAGCATTTAAGGGGTTTAGGTGCCAGGTGTTAGCTGTCAGAATTAGCCAACACCCTGCAACGATCGCGAGCGTACAGCCTGTGCGATCACACAATTGCATGGACATAATAATCCATCGTGCGTCAATAAGTACGGGACGTAGGGACGTATTATTACGGACATCGGAAAAGGATTAAAGGAAAAAAGAAACTAAAATATTGAAAGTTTGTATCACGATACGTGAGGGAGAAGCTAGGTGCACAACAATGGGAAGAGGGTGGGGAAGCTCAAACACTAGaaaaagggggagtggagaccccctaGGCAGATCTGACAACACCCTGACTCCCCTAACGTtcctaaataggttccgcacctatcgccgagtAGGAGCCTAATTCCTGACCGTCCCTAGAGATAGGCCCTGGATGGGTGAGCACTAGTCAGCCCCCACAACAACTAAAGACAAAACGGGTAAACAAACGAGGGAATACATGTAGCTTGCAACAACAAGAGAGATCACGCCAACAATCCTCCAAGACACTAGTCGACTTCTAGCACTTCCAACCTGGACAGAGGGAAATAGAGCTATCGCCACCACCTTACTGAACAGACTAAAAGTATTTAAACATTCAGCAAGGGTGTGTCAATCAGCAGCAGAAGAGGGAGGTCACCGCTAGGTTCTatagggagaaggatatcactacACAACAGAGATGCAAAGatcaagaaggtgcttgcagaGCCAAGCACAATGACCTTCTACAGCCAGATCCAGAATGACTGTCTGCCACACCCGTGACAGTTTGATTATATGGCATCAGCCACTAATTTGCATGCAGAACCTGGTGTCTGAGCAGATTTGATTTCTGGGTGAAAGACTTGCCACAATCAGGACATGAATAGGGCTTCTCCCCTGAGTGAACTCTCTGATGTGCAAGGAAACTAGCTTTCAGTCGGAAACTTTTACTGCAATCTAAACACTTGTAAGGTCTTTCGCCTGTATGTATAGTGAGATGGTGGAGGAGATTAgttttttggttaaaacatttgccacaatcataacatgaaaatggcttctcgccaGTGTGAATAATCTCATGCTTCATGAGCTCTGATCTGTACATAAAAGACTTCTTACACCGAGAACAATGAAAGGATTCCTCCCGGGCAGGAGTCTTGTGCTTCGTAGCACAGTTTGGCTTTTCGCAATCAATGCTTTCTGAACATGTGGATATTAAGGGTTCATCGGCAGACTGCGCATTAATACCTGGTTCTTGACACTCTGGACAAGACATGGGCTCCTCTGCTTCTTCACAGTTTGATGCCTGTGTAAACtgtttcccacaatctgaacatgagaACACCTTTTCACATGAGTgtaccttctgatgcatgacaagtcCTGATCTCTGAGTGAAAGACTTCCAACACTTAGAACATGTAaacggcttttctcctgtgtgaatcctCTGGTGCTCAACAAGAACGGACTTACGGGAAAAACATTTTTTGCACTCAGAACAAGGATAAGGCTTTTCACCTTTGTGGATCTTCTCATGTATGTTAAGTTTAGATTTGTTGGTAAAACATTTGCCACAATCAGAACACGTGAACAACCTCTTGTCCTTCTCCAGTTGCCCAGCATCTGGCTTCTCTTTACTCTGCTCCCTGCAAATTAAGCAAGAAATCTTTTCTCCACGTGTGTGACTATTTAGCTTCTCTGTAAAACCTTTCCCGCAATGAGAACAAATAAAGAACTCCTCCTTTGTATGGGTACGCTGGTGCACCGCAAAGCTAGACTTCTGAGTAAACCGTCTACCACATTCACTGcaagaaaatggcttttcccctgtatgTATCCTCTGATGCTCCACAAGGATTGATTTGCGTGTGAaggatttgccacattctgaacatggaaaggGCTTTTCCcccgtgtgacttctctgatgcctAATAAGTGCTGCGTGCTGGGTAAAACACTTATCACACTCAGTGCATGAAAACATCTTACCACCAACACACACTGTGGTAATGTCTGAGTTATCGATATCACATTCATCTTGATCAGAGAGATCCGTGCCCTGAAGGCCTGAATACTGCATGAAGTCATCATCCTCTATCTTACAGTTCAAAGTGACAGAATCCTGGCTGTCGGAGGAGCTCCTGCTGTCCTCCTGATGTTCTGTTGGGAATACAAGATATATTTATAGAGACAGAATTACTAACGGAGCACACAAGACAATAAGGTGATAACTAGTGAtgtgcgaatatactcgttgctcgggttttcccgagcacgctcgggtggtctccgagtatttgtgactgctcggagatttagttttccttgccgcagctgcatgatttgcggctattagacagattaattacatgtggggattccctagcaaccaggcaaccctcacatgtactcaggctggctagcagctgtaaatcatgcagctgcagcaaggaaaactaaatctccgagcagtcacaaatactcggagaccatccaagcaacgagtatattcgctcatcactagtgataacctAATACAGAAGCAGTAAAAGCCAAGAGTATGTGCTCACCAGAGTGAGTTGTGTAAGGCAAAACTCCTGTAAAACCGTATCATCAGCTGCTTCTGCCACACAGCTTGGAAATGAAATCCTCAAGAACATTTGACCAGAATGGACGATGCATGGTATTGGGCTGCGCTGACTAAATAAGGATCCTTTTACAAAATATGGATTAAGCTGTTTTTATTGCACAACACATTTCGAAGCCGGACTTGGTTTTTACACTTGAAAAAGATGACAGTCCAGCATTGAAACACATTGTGGAATAAAAAACCCTTACTCCATATTTGGGAAAAGGATCCTTATTTCGGCACCAATGCCCAATACCACGCATTGTCCATTCTGGTCAAGATATATTTatagccttaggctagggtcacatcgcgttatgtgaccgcgtttaacggactacgttacaccgcggcataacatggtccgttaacgccgccattgattgtaatggcgaacgcatcgctagcgcacgcccacattgggcgtgcgcttgcgatgtgccgtcatttgagtgacggactgcgaacgctgcttgcaacgctcgcggtccgttcctcgctagcgcagatcagggatctgcgctagcgggatcggctaatgcgatcccttttgggacattgcgttagcgcagtcgcttagcgctatgcgctaaacggactgccctaacgcaatgtgaccctagcctaagtataGAGAACTTGAAAATTTGTTATGGCTACGTGACTCGGATTCACCATAGCGCAGCAACAGACTATGTTAATGCTTTCCCTGGTGTATAAAGGACCCTCCCCTATATTAACTTCGTgaccatattttatttatttattgttctgtacactgtggcctctgttcgcacaggatgctttttagcactgggcagcccgccatagggcgttattaatgggctgtagccagatgctttgtattccttgtgtgaacacgccacatacagagtattttatcttagtgcattggtgtaccacaaggccaaacccttattgaaggctggctgtttcattaggtattgcacctgtgcatttgctattttgtttgggtccgctgcaccctgcttgtgcatttgtattgaagcctctttagacaggtaagcatctttgcctgtttttggtgttttttcttgaatgtgtccttttttggtgtttttcatattttatttaagccaatatatcactttttttttttttcatgtacagTGGTGCCCTTGCCCACCCTCAAAAAAAAGTAATTCACTTGAATGTGTTTTCAGCCGATTAACAGGGGTCCGAGACATCATGCAGTAACTTTAcaatatgggaataattttttcaaGGTTGTTAATCACCTGCATTCCTATATGTAGTTCCTTCATCTTCTTTTCTGGTAACAGGAATTTCATCTTCTTCCTCTTTAATTTCATCTTTAACGATGATCTGCAAACTCTGAAGGCTGTCATCCTAATTTTGAATGACAAAAACCATTAGTACTTGCAATATACAATATTTGTAGTATACAATTGTTCAATTTCATCTACCTGATCGTCTGTAAAATCCTGGGAAGAACAGGGACTAGAACATCCTTCTGGTGAACTATCTGTAAGAAAACACAAAATTTCATGTAGTTTCCGATATCAGATTTATGTTTGCTACAGATTTATATTCTCTTCAATAAACTATGGTCATAGGAGAACAGAAATGTTGCTGTGGCCAGCTAATATGTTAAGAAATTGCTCATGTTTTCCCACTTTCTTTTGTCATAGCACTAAGCATCACTTTATCTTATCTAATCTGTCTCCATAATACAGACCTTGCTTGAAGGCCCATCTTGGATTCTACGGAGGGTAATAACTATAATGTTactatagtcgaggggttcaagagaggcctggatgtcttcctggagcagaacaatattgtatcatacaattaggttctgtagaagggcgtagatctgggcatttattatgatggaatataggctgaactggatggacaaatgtcttttttcggccttactaactatgttactaactttcTGACCATAAATGAGATATATGCTGGCTTGGCCTCATTTATCTatagaaatattatatatatatatatatatatatatatatatatatatatatatatatatatatatatatatatatatatatatatatatatatatatatatatatatatatatatacatatacatacatacatacatacatatatatactagatggcagcccgattctaaagaatcaggagtctagaatccatatatactttatttattcaaatgtaagaataatacaattaataaataatagtaagaaagaacaaaaataataggcagtatatggagaaaacaccaaacaaaagttcaaaattggtgtgaaaatgtcactgaaccacttcacaactaaatatatatagttttggtaaatggtattatcatttttttgacgaaattcggcaggagcttgaagagcaacgtcactgggcccgcctccacgcagtagaaacttgctgtgaggtaaaaattcaaaaatcacaccaaaatggcgggcggagtgtgtcacagtacggcacgtttctgattggtcgctcgcagcaggcggcaaccaatcagacactggacactgttgacgtcacttatctccggacattagctccggacattagctccgcacattagctccgcacattagctccgcacattagctccggacaaagccacggaagttggcacaaattgcaggaagtagtattctaggcaattatataatatatacacacacacacatatacgcaGCAAGACCACTGTGGTAAATTATTGCCATGCTGTTTGGTATTAAGAGTAATTTTACCCTTATGGCGGGTGAAGATAGACAATATACAAAGTTTAAGGCGTCTGTTTTCCACAGGCCAAAGCTAGCTGTATGGGTACAAATGATTATTAATACATTGTTCAGCCCCATACGAACTGAATATTAGCAACGGCACATCCCCTCTTACTGCAGGTAGGTAATAAGGCCATTAATGACTGAGCCAGGAAACCTTAGACATTTAtagacaactagatggtggcccgattataacgcatcgggtattctagaatatgcatgtccacgtagtatattgcccagcgatgtagtatattgcccagcgatgtagtatattgcccagcgatgtagtatattgcccagcgatgtagtatattgcccagccacgtagtatattgcccagccacgtagtatattgcccagccacgtagtatattgcccagccacgtagtatattgcccagccacgtagtatattgcccagccacgtagtatattgcccagccacgtagtatattgcccagccacatagtatattgcccagccacatagtatattgcccagccacatagtatattgcccagccacatagtatattgcccagccacatagtatattgcccagccacatagtatattgcccagccacatagtatattgcccagccacatagtatattgcccagccacatagtatattgcccagccacatagtatattgcccagccacatagtatattgcccagccacatagcatattgcccagccacatagcatattgcccagccacatagcatattgcccagtcacatagcatattgcccagccacataggatattgcccagccacataggatattgcccagccacatagtatattgcccagccacgtagtatattgcccagccacgtagtatattgcccagccacatagtatattgcccagccacatagtatattgcccagtcacgtattgcccagccacatagtatatagcacagcccacgtagtatggtatattgcccagtcatgtagtatattgccaagccacatagtatattgcccagccacatagtatattgcccagccacatagtatattgcccagccacgtagtatattgcccagtcacatagtatattgcccagcacagagccacgtagtatagagacttaaaaaaaaaaaaaaacatatactcacctatagcccgttgaagtcctgctatacttaccctccgccgcctttctcgctcatctccacgctccctggatcgctccagtgcaagcagcagcttgcggtcccagggctggtgtgagcaggacctgtgatgacgtagcagtcacatgaccgtgacgccatggcaggtccttgtcgcacaccagccctgggacgggaacggaagctgctgcttgcaatggagcggtcccggtagcgtggcgaggagcgagaaaggcggcggagggtgagtatagcaggttttttgttttttttaattatttttaacatgacatatttttactattgatgcagcctaggcagcatcaatagtaaatagttggggacacacagggttaatagcagcggtaacggagtgcgttacaccgtgggccgttactgctgccattaaccctgtgtgagcggtgagtagaggggattacggagcgggcgccgggcagtgagtgcaggggagtaggggagggactaatcggactgtggctgtcactgattggttgcggcagccatgacaggtagctgccgAGACCaaccagcgaacgaataaccgtgacagaaggacagatagacagacggaagtgacccttagacaattatgtatatagatgctaGTAGATTTCATAATTTGGTCTGATAAGAAGAATGGTTGCCCAAAACGTTAAGGAATACTTGTCAACTCTCCCAAAACATTAGTAAGGCTCAAGAAAAAAGATGAAACTACGAGGACTCCTAAAAGAGTTAACAAATGTCCAAAGTGCAAGCCAAAGTCTCCACAAAAAAACCCCATTGCTTTGGGAAGGTTTCTTGTGTGTAATGCTAGAATTGTGCATCATCAAACATAACCTAGTGTCCAAATGCACATTAGGAATATTGGTGGGGACTAAGAGAGGGATAATAAGGTTAGTAGAGAACATTGAGTAGACTTCTCCAACTTGGACACACAGAAAGACTTGACTTAAGAATGATCCCACACAATTGTCGCCTGAAAAAGTTGAACATTTTTGTGCACATTGTTCTTGACCAGTGATCAGACCCAACAATACTGTTCTCTCCTTTACCATCAATGATCTCCTCATACCCAGTGATGTGCCAAGCTGGTGTTTCTCCATGGTAAAGCTCTTCTAAAGATCCTTCTTTACTTCAGATTACAATCAACTCCTCCATGGAAAAATAGAGAGCAAAGTTGTCACATTAATGTAGAATTTAGAATACAAAATACAGATATGATTACAGAGGAGCATATGGCCAGACATGTATCACCTCCTGAAAGTGACCTAGCCTATAGGCTGTGGAGCCCTACTTCAGGATGATTCTTGCCCTACTAGCCGTCCTGAAGACTAGTTAGTGGATGATGTAAAAAGATTTCTTCTTTCCTGAAGTGCATGTATTGTAGCAGTAAAGAAGACCGAATGGTAGTGGAGACAGAATTGGTGATGCCAGGTCTGTTTCTTGCTCCAGTTGGCCTACACAAGCAGTATGCCGCTTCCCCCAGGACTCTGCTGCACCAATAATATCCTTCCCCAAGGCCTCTGGGCCTTCTGTTGTCCTTTGGAGCAGCAGGTCAACCCACAGCCATAGTTCTAAGGTGTCCTGGCCCTCAAAATGTCCCTGGCTGCTCCAAGTTCTGGTACTCATAGAAAATCTATTTAATGAATCTGGTTCTGCTCTTACCTAAATAGGggattgcttaaaggggttgtccactaccttgACACCCCTTTTTAAACAAAGTAGCCcttcttgtaaaataaaaataccatacGCTCGCCTCGCACCCAGGCGTTGCTCTAGTGAGGTCATGGGCGTCCTGTTGCCAGTCAGGGGCCACTATTGGGCCGCTGCGGTCTCACTTCTTCCACTTGGCAGAGGGTCGTCTGATGACGTGTACCACGAAGTGCGAGCGCGGCAGCCTAACAGcgactgctgattggctgcagggctcatgtggCAGAACAATGTCATGGGAGCCCCGGggcaggcacagcacagcagggttTCATTTTACAAGGGGGCtactgcatttaaaaaaataaggtGGTCCTGGTAGTGGGAAAATAGGCACCTAAGCCTACATCTGAGAGGCCAAATTGGTGGCATCTCCCTGCTCCTCCTGTACCTCAGTCACTAGACGGCACACTGCTGCCTTCCTTCTCCTGCGGACTCCATAGCCTGCTGCTCGTGCTCAGGGAGGACATTAGTCTGCTCCGCGCGGTCCCCAGCAATGTCTCCCGGCACCGGAGGTTACCGGTCTGCGCTCTCCTCCGGCCCCGGGCAGGTCACTATATCCCGGCAGACAGCCACAACACAACGCTTTCTATTCATGCTGCACGCACAGGCGCTGAGCCTTCCGGGCACTGGTAGTGACGTGCGACACAGCAGGTCGGGGTGTGGATTGCCGAGCGGCCGGACTCCAGAACAATGGCTGCCGTACAGGTGACACAACGCTCTGTCTGTCACCTCCTCAGAGTCCTGTGCGTGGTGCCCGGATGTTGGCTGTGGCGGGCTGATACACAGCTCTATCTACATCAGGGACCACTGTACTAATGCCTGCACACCAGTGTGAAGCTAATGTGTGCTGCCGGCGGGGATAGACTGCACCTGGACCAGGTTACCCGGATTTAAAGGGGGGGTCCACTAATGTGACAACCCCTTgtcaatccctatgtttcccccctTTCCGTtggtgttggcactggctctcccggggctTGTGTGACATTATGTCACGCGATCTCTGCGGTCAGTGAGCACCGGCTGTACTCTCCCGTCCTACGGCCGTATTTGACACCGGAAGGCAGCGAGAGCTGTGGTTGTCATGGGGGAGGggcagaatagtgatgagcgaatatactcgttatttcccgagcacgcttgggtgacctccgagtattttttagtgctcggagatttcgttttcttcacctcagctgaatgatttacatctgttagccagcttgattacatgtggggattccctagcaaccaggcaacccccacatgtacttatgctggctaacagatgtaaatcattcagctgaggtgaggaaaactaaatctccgagccctaaaaaatactgggaagacccccgagcgtgctcgagaaatctcgagtaacgagtatattcgctcatcactagtgcagaaCATTCACGATTCGGCCGCCGTCTCCACAACCCCAGATTCAGGCACAGCCGCACATAAATCGGGGGGACAGTTCATACCCAACAGTTCAACTTTCCTTGGCAGTCCATGTTGTAAACTGATGTTACAGCACAGTACGTTTCCATGCTCTGTTCAGCCTGAGCTATCCCTTCACTTAATGGCTCCCGTGGCCCCTCGGATCCTCCATCCACCACTGCAGCTCTCATGAGTCCTGTCCCATCTCCTTCACACATCTCCCCGTACGGCTTCCCTTTCTAGGAAGGGAATAAGACACTTCCCAATGTCTAATTTTGGCCATAGGCCCCAAACATTGCAGGGATGTCTTCAAAAGACAGTAGTCGACGTTCTCATGCTGCCTGAACAGTGCACACTTTCCTTGTCCTCCAGCCTTGAGCGCTTTATCCATCTCAGATCTAATCTCCAACTCATCATCTCACATTGCACTAACTAGGAAGTGCGCCGATCTTAGCTGCCCATACCCTTCCCATGTTGGGGTGTTCC is a window encoding:
- the LOC138667084 gene encoding zinc finger protein ZFP2-like isoform X1, which codes for MEKHQLGTSLDSSPEGCSSPCSSQDFTDDQDDSLQSLQIIVKDEIKEEEDEIPVTRKEDEGTTYRNAEHQEDSRSSSDSQDSVTLNCKIEDDDFMQYSGLQGTDLSDQDECDIDNSDITTVCVGGKMFSCTECDKCFTQHAALIRHQRSHTGEKPFPCSECGKSFTRKSILVEHQRIHTGEKPFSCSECGRRFTQKSSFAVHQRTHTKEEFFICSHCGKGFTEKLNSHTRGEKISCLICREQSKEKPDAGQLEKDKRLFTCSDCGKCFTNKSKLNIHEKIHKGEKPYPCSECKKCFSRKSVLVEHQRIHTGEKPFTCSKCWKSFTQRSGLVMHQKVHSCEKVFSCSDCGKQFTQASNCEEAEEPMSCPECQEPGINAQSADEPLISTCSESIDCEKPNCATKHKTPAREESFHCSRCKKSFMYRSELMKHEIIHTGEKPFSCYDCGKCFNQKTNLLHHLTIHTGERPYKCLDCSKSFRLKASFLAHQRVHSGEKPYSCPDCGKSFTQKSNLLRHQVLHAN
- the LOC138667084 gene encoding zinc finger protein 182-like isoform X2 — its product is MQYSGLQGTDLSDQDECDIDNSDITTVCVGGKMFSCTECDKCFTQHAALIRHQRSHTGEKPFPCSECGKSFTRKSILVEHQRIHTGEKPFSCSECGRRFTQKSSFAVHQRTHTKEEFFICSHCGKGFTEKLNSHTRGEKISCLICREQSKEKPDAGQLEKDKRLFTCSDCGKCFTNKSKLNIHEKIHKGEKPYPCSECKKCFSRKSVLVEHQRIHTGEKPFTCSKCWKSFTQRSGLVMHQKVHSCEKVFSCSDCGKQFTQASNCEEAEEPMSCPECQEPGINAQSADEPLISTCSESIDCEKPNCATKHKTPAREESFHCSRCKKSFMYRSELMKHEIIHTGEKPFSCYDCGKCFNQKTNLLHHLTIHTGERPYKCLDCSKSFRLKASFLAHQRVHSGEKPYSCPDCGKSFTQKSNLLRHQVLHAN